Proteins encoded within one genomic window of Methanothrix harundinacea 6Ac:
- a CDS encoding DUF4198 domain-containing protein gives MRRIALYLTMLVLALAMGASGHETYIRPISGWASPGDVVYLPLGSGHATANTELPEGIVNVTVIGPAEEAVLDGMGEISGFWDIYSFVPEEAGLYVVDVYHSEGSWTNIVTNPPNGSFWEHAYAYDIDFDSLNKTGWADDWYVARSYPKNCYAKAFVAVGEEADLSKANEAVGQELEIVPLDDISTVGKGDFAFQLLFQGEPISGIDVWAMKVGDDTPVESVTDAEGKFTLNLNDEASELTEWIVRADTKMDPRIVEAVDLPRGPLSAEKSYVGPVFRAALTLRSDYISTGY, from the coding sequence TTGAGACGGATCGCATTATATCTGACGATGCTGGTCCTCGCCCTGGCCATGGGGGCGAGCGGCCACGAGACGTATATCCGACCGATATCCGGGTGGGCGAGCCCCGGGGATGTGGTGTACCTGCCCCTGGGGAGCGGCCACGCCACCGCCAACACCGAGCTCCCCGAGGGGATCGTGAACGTCACCGTCATCGGCCCGGCGGAGGAGGCCGTCCTCGACGGCATGGGCGAGATCTCCGGATTCTGGGATATATACAGCTTCGTCCCCGAGGAGGCCGGACTTTACGTCGTCGACGTCTACCACTCCGAGGGCTCCTGGACGAACATCGTGACCAACCCTCCGAACGGGAGCTTCTGGGAGCACGCCTACGCCTACGACATCGACTTCGACTCCCTCAACAAGACCGGCTGGGCCGACGACTGGTATGTAGCCAGATCCTACCCGAAGAACTGCTACGCCAAGGCCTTCGTCGCCGTCGGTGAAGAAGCCGACCTATCGAAGGCGAACGAGGCCGTCGGCCAGGAGCTGGAGATCGTGCCCCTCGACGACATCTCCACCGTCGGCAAGGGCGACTTCGCCTTCCAGCTCCTCTTCCAGGGAGAGCCGATCTCCGGGATCGACGTCTGGGCGATGAAGGTGGGGGACGACACCCCGGTGGAGAGCGTCACCGACGCCGAGGGTAAGTTCACCCTCAACCTCAACGACGAGGCGTCAGAGCTGACGGAGTGGATAGTCAGGGCGGACACCAAGATGGACCCGAGGATCGTGGAGGCGGTGGACCTCCCGAGGGGACCCCTCTCCGCGGAGAAGAGCTACGTAGGTCCGGTCTTTCGGGCGGCTCTAACCCTCAGATCCGACTATATATCCACTGGATACTGA